In Carassius auratus strain Wakin chromosome 36, ASM336829v1, whole genome shotgun sequence, the following are encoded in one genomic region:
- the LOC113055202 gene encoding RNA-binding protein 39-like isoform X2 — MKDDNKSLSSNGHEERSKKKKKSKSRSRSHSREKKRSRSRDRKRSHDRRRSRSKDRKRSRSRERRRSRSRSRERGGRYKAPFSGLKFNGGPRGKTGPPPAIKLSRRRSRSRSPFKKEKSPIRKPIDNLTPEERDARTVFCMQLAARIRPRDLEEFFSAVGKVRDVRIISDRNSRRSKGIAYIEFVDTTSVPLAIGLSGQRLLGVPIIVQASQAEKNRAAALANNLQKGSAGPMRLYVGSLHFNITEDMLRGIFEPFGRIDSIQLMMDSETGRSKGYGFITFSDAECAKKALEQLNGFELAGRPMKVGHVTERTDASTASSFLDNDELERTGIDLGTTGRLQLMARLAEGTGLQIPPAAQQALNMSGSMVAMAAATAAMNPGLSFNLNMPPNQALNLPSQPIATHCFQLSNMFNPNSENDLGWEIEIQDDVIEECNKHGGVIHIYVDKKSAEGNVYVKCPSIPAAMAAVSALHGRWFGGKMITAAYVPLPTYHNLFPESVQATQLLMPSRR; from the exons ATGAAG GATGACAACAAGTCCTTAAGTTCCAATGGCCACGAGGAGCGGAGCAAGAA GAAAAAGAAGAGCAAAAGTCGCAGCAGAAGCCACAGTCgggaaaagaaaagaagcagGAGTCGTGATCGCAAGAGAAGCCATGACCGCAGGAGGAGCCGCAGCAAAGATCGGAAGCGCAGCCGCAGCAGGGAGAGACGACGCAGCCGTTCCAGGAGCAGGGAGCGTGGTGGTCGCTACAAAGCTCCATT TTCTGGCCTGAAATTTAACGGTGGTCCCAGGGGGAAGACTGGCCCACCACCTGCCATCAAACTAAG CCGTAGAAGGTCTAGAAGCCGCAGTCCTTTCAAGAAAGAGAAAAGCCCTATAAG gAAGCCCATTGATAATCTCACCCCCGAAGAAAGGGATGCACGCACAGTGTTTTGCATGCAGCTGGCAGCCAGGATCCGGCCACGAGACTTGGAAGAATTTTTTTCTGCAGTGGGAAAA GTGCGAGATGTGAGAATTATCTCTGATAGAAACTCTAGAAGATCTAAAGGAATTGCATACATTGAGTTTGTGGATACCACCTCTGTACCTTTGGCAATTGGCCTGTCTGGTCAAAGACTACTCGGAGTACCAATCATTGTGCAGGCTTCACAG GCTGAGAAAAACAGAGCCGCTGCATTGGCCAACAACTTGCAGAAGGGCAGTGCTGGACCTATGAGACTTTATGTTGGCTCATTGCATTTTAATATCACAGAAGACATGCTCCGAGGCATCTTTGAGCCATTTGGAAGG ATTGATAGTATTCAACTGATGATGGACAGTGAAACAGGACGATCAAAAGGATATGGCTTTATCACA TTTTCTGATGCTGAATGTGCCAAGAAGGCTCTGGAACAGCTTAATGGCTTTGAGTTGGCTGGCAGACCAATGAAAGTGGGACATGTGACGGAGAGGACTGATGCCTCCACTGCCAGCTCCTTCCTGGACAACGATGAGCTGGAAAGGACAGGCATTGATCTGGGAACTACTGGTAGACTTCAACTCATGGCCAGACTGGCCGAAG GTACTGGTCTGCAGATCCCACCTGCTGCACAGCAGGCCCTTAACATGAGTGGCTCCATGGTAGCCATGGCTGCAGCTACTG CTGCTATGAACCCTGGATTGAGTTTTAACCTCAATATGCCCCCAAACCAAGCATTGAATCTACCATCACAACCAATTGCAACGCACTGTTTCCAGCTGTCTAATATGTTCAATCCAAACTC AGAAAATGATCTTGGTTGGGAAATTGAGATTCAGGATGATGTCATTGAGGAGTGCAACAAACACGGTGGAGTCATACACATATACGTGGACAAGAAATCAGCTGAA GGTAATGTCTATGTGAAGTGTCCCAGCATTCCTGCTGCTATGGCTGCTGTCAGTGCGTTACATGGACGTTGGTTTGGAG GTAAAATGATCACAGCAGCTTATGTTCCTCTTCCTACATACCACAACCTTTTCCCAGAGTCAGTGCAGGCAACACAGCTTCTTATGCCCAGTCGCCGGTGA
- the LOC113055204 gene encoding GTP-binding protein REM 1-like isoform X2: MTLNTEKEGKEALRRRASTPIPSSRQAGKGERGPSADPYHPPLAQSASYHPGDKSIHSRANWSSDSESDSSGTECLYRVVLLGDHGVGKSSLANIFAGIQEKDAHKHIGEDTYERTLIVDEEETTLVVMDTWETEKQEEDEKWVQDYCMQVGNAYIIVYSITDRSSFESASELRIQLRRIRQAENIPIILVGNKSDLVRSREVAVEEGRACAVVFDCKFIETSASLHHNVHELFEGIVRQIRLRQDSKEINERRRSIYKRKESISKKARRFLDRLVAKNNKKMALKVRSKSCHDLAVL, encoded by the exons ATGACACTCAACACAGAGAAAGAGGGAAAGGAAGCACTGAGGAGAAGAGCGAGTACTCCCATCCCCTCCTCTCGTCAAGCAGGCAAGGGAGAAAGAGGCCCCTCCGCTGACCCCTATCACCCTCCACTCGCCCAGTCAGCTTCCTACCACCCTGGAGACAAGAGCATCCACTCGCGGGCCAACTGGTCTTCTGACTCTGAGTCGGACAGCTCTGGAACTGAGTGTCTTTATCGCGTGGTTTTGTTGGGGGATCACGGCGTGGGGAAGTCAAGCCTTGCCAACATTTTTGCTGGAATACAAGAGAAGGATGCCCACAAACACATTGGAG AGGATACATATGAGAGAACCCTTATTGTTGATGAGGAGGAGACGACCCTAGTTGTGATGGATACATGGGAAACAGAAAAACAG GAGGAAGATGAGAAGTGGGTGCAAGATTACTGCATGCAGGTGGGCAATGCTTACATCATTGTTTACTCCATCACCGACCGCAGCAGCTTTGAGAGCGCATCAGAGTTACGAATCCAGCTGCGTCGCATCCGGCAGGCTGAAAACATTCCCATCATCCTTGTGGGCAACAAAAGTGACTTAGTGCGCTCTCGAGAAGTGGCAGTGGAAG AGGGTCGGGCTTGTGCGGTGGTATTCGACTGCAAGTTCATAGAAACCTCCGCCTCCCTCCACCACAACGTTCACGAGCTCTTTGAGGGCATTGTGAGGCAGATCCGACTGCGGCAAGACAGCAAAGAGATCAATGAGCGTCGACGCTCCATTTACAAGCGAAAAGAGAGCATCAGCAAGAAAGCCAGACGCTTCCTAGATCGACTTGTGGCCAAGAATAACAAGAAGATGGCCCTGAAAGTGCGCTCCAAGTCCTGTCATGACCTCGCAGTGCTGTGA
- the LOC113055202 gene encoding RNA-binding protein 39-like isoform X3: MADDLDIEAMLEAPYRKDDNKSLSSNGHEERSKKKKKSKSRSRSHSREKKRSRSRDRKRSHDRRRSRSKDRKRSRSRERRRSRSRSRERGGRYKAPFRRRSRSRSPFKKEKSPIRKPIDNLTPEERDARTVFCMQLAARIRPRDLEEFFSAVGKVRDVRIISDRNSRRSKGIAYIEFVDTTSVPLAIGLSGQRLLGVPIIVQASQAEKNRAAALANNLQKGSAGPMRLYVGSLHFNITEDMLRGIFEPFGRIDSIQLMMDSETGRSKGYGFITFSDAECAKKALEQLNGFELAGRPMKVGHVTERTDASTASSFLDNDELERTGIDLGTTGRLQLMARLAEGTGLQIPPAAQQALNMSGSMVAMAAATAAMNPGLSFNLNMPPNQALNLPSQPIATHCFQLSNMFNPNSENDLGWEIEIQDDVIEECNKHGGVIHIYVDKKSAEGNVYVKCPSIPAAMAAVSALHGRWFGGKMITAAYVPLPTYHNLFPESVQATQLLMPSRR; this comes from the exons ATGGCCGATGATTTGGACATCGAAGCAATGCTCGAGGCTCCATATAGAAAG GATGACAACAAGTCCTTAAGTTCCAATGGCCACGAGGAGCGGAGCAAGAA GAAAAAGAAGAGCAAAAGTCGCAGCAGAAGCCACAGTCgggaaaagaaaagaagcagGAGTCGTGATCGCAAGAGAAGCCATGACCGCAGGAGGAGCCGCAGCAAAGATCGGAAGCGCAGCCGCAGCAGGGAGAGACGACGCAGCCGTTCCAGGAGCAGGGAGCGTGGTGGTCGCTACAAAGCTCCATT CCGTAGAAGGTCTAGAAGCCGCAGTCCTTTCAAGAAAGAGAAAAGCCCTATAAG gAAGCCCATTGATAATCTCACCCCCGAAGAAAGGGATGCACGCACAGTGTTTTGCATGCAGCTGGCAGCCAGGATCCGGCCACGAGACTTGGAAGAATTTTTTTCTGCAGTGGGAAAA GTGCGAGATGTGAGAATTATCTCTGATAGAAACTCTAGAAGATCTAAAGGAATTGCATACATTGAGTTTGTGGATACCACCTCTGTACCTTTGGCAATTGGCCTGTCTGGTCAAAGACTACTCGGAGTACCAATCATTGTGCAGGCTTCACAG GCTGAGAAAAACAGAGCCGCTGCATTGGCCAACAACTTGCAGAAGGGCAGTGCTGGACCTATGAGACTTTATGTTGGCTCATTGCATTTTAATATCACAGAAGACATGCTCCGAGGCATCTTTGAGCCATTTGGAAGG ATTGATAGTATTCAACTGATGATGGACAGTGAAACAGGACGATCAAAAGGATATGGCTTTATCACA TTTTCTGATGCTGAATGTGCCAAGAAGGCTCTGGAACAGCTTAATGGCTTTGAGTTGGCTGGCAGACCAATGAAAGTGGGACATGTGACGGAGAGGACTGATGCCTCCACTGCCAGCTCCTTCCTGGACAACGATGAGCTGGAAAGGACAGGCATTGATCTGGGAACTACTGGTAGACTTCAACTCATGGCCAGACTGGCCGAAG GTACTGGTCTGCAGATCCCACCTGCTGCACAGCAGGCCCTTAACATGAGTGGCTCCATGGTAGCCATGGCTGCAGCTACTG CTGCTATGAACCCTGGATTGAGTTTTAACCTCAATATGCCCCCAAACCAAGCATTGAATCTACCATCACAACCAATTGCAACGCACTGTTTCCAGCTGTCTAATATGTTCAATCCAAACTC AGAAAATGATCTTGGTTGGGAAATTGAGATTCAGGATGATGTCATTGAGGAGTGCAACAAACACGGTGGAGTCATACACATATACGTGGACAAGAAATCAGCTGAA GGTAATGTCTATGTGAAGTGTCCCAGCATTCCTGCTGCTATGGCTGCTGTCAGTGCGTTACATGGACGTTGGTTTGGAG GTAAAATGATCACAGCAGCTTATGTTCCTCTTCCTACATACCACAACCTTTTCCCAGAGTCAGTGCAGGCAACACAGCTTCTTATGCCCAGTCGCCGGTGA
- the LOC113055202 gene encoding RNA-binding protein 39-like isoform X1 — MADDLDIEAMLEAPYRKDDNKSLSSNGHEERSKKKKKSKSRSRSHSREKKRSRSRDRKRSHDRRRSRSKDRKRSRSRERRRSRSRSRERGGRYKAPFSGLKFNGGPRGKTGPPPAIKLSRRRSRSRSPFKKEKSPIRKPIDNLTPEERDARTVFCMQLAARIRPRDLEEFFSAVGKVRDVRIISDRNSRRSKGIAYIEFVDTTSVPLAIGLSGQRLLGVPIIVQASQAEKNRAAALANNLQKGSAGPMRLYVGSLHFNITEDMLRGIFEPFGRIDSIQLMMDSETGRSKGYGFITFSDAECAKKALEQLNGFELAGRPMKVGHVTERTDASTASSFLDNDELERTGIDLGTTGRLQLMARLAEGTGLQIPPAAQQALNMSGSMVAMAAATAAMNPGLSFNLNMPPNQALNLPSQPIATHCFQLSNMFNPNSENDLGWEIEIQDDVIEECNKHGGVIHIYVDKKSAEGNVYVKCPSIPAAMAAVSALHGRWFGGKMITAAYVPLPTYHNLFPESVQATQLLMPSRR, encoded by the exons ATGGCCGATGATTTGGACATCGAAGCAATGCTCGAGGCTCCATATAGAAAG GATGACAACAAGTCCTTAAGTTCCAATGGCCACGAGGAGCGGAGCAAGAA GAAAAAGAAGAGCAAAAGTCGCAGCAGAAGCCACAGTCgggaaaagaaaagaagcagGAGTCGTGATCGCAAGAGAAGCCATGACCGCAGGAGGAGCCGCAGCAAAGATCGGAAGCGCAGCCGCAGCAGGGAGAGACGACGCAGCCGTTCCAGGAGCAGGGAGCGTGGTGGTCGCTACAAAGCTCCATT TTCTGGCCTGAAATTTAACGGTGGTCCCAGGGGGAAGACTGGCCCACCACCTGCCATCAAACTAAG CCGTAGAAGGTCTAGAAGCCGCAGTCCTTTCAAGAAAGAGAAAAGCCCTATAAG gAAGCCCATTGATAATCTCACCCCCGAAGAAAGGGATGCACGCACAGTGTTTTGCATGCAGCTGGCAGCCAGGATCCGGCCACGAGACTTGGAAGAATTTTTTTCTGCAGTGGGAAAA GTGCGAGATGTGAGAATTATCTCTGATAGAAACTCTAGAAGATCTAAAGGAATTGCATACATTGAGTTTGTGGATACCACCTCTGTACCTTTGGCAATTGGCCTGTCTGGTCAAAGACTACTCGGAGTACCAATCATTGTGCAGGCTTCACAG GCTGAGAAAAACAGAGCCGCTGCATTGGCCAACAACTTGCAGAAGGGCAGTGCTGGACCTATGAGACTTTATGTTGGCTCATTGCATTTTAATATCACAGAAGACATGCTCCGAGGCATCTTTGAGCCATTTGGAAGG ATTGATAGTATTCAACTGATGATGGACAGTGAAACAGGACGATCAAAAGGATATGGCTTTATCACA TTTTCTGATGCTGAATGTGCCAAGAAGGCTCTGGAACAGCTTAATGGCTTTGAGTTGGCTGGCAGACCAATGAAAGTGGGACATGTGACGGAGAGGACTGATGCCTCCACTGCCAGCTCCTTCCTGGACAACGATGAGCTGGAAAGGACAGGCATTGATCTGGGAACTACTGGTAGACTTCAACTCATGGCCAGACTGGCCGAAG GTACTGGTCTGCAGATCCCACCTGCTGCACAGCAGGCCCTTAACATGAGTGGCTCCATGGTAGCCATGGCTGCAGCTACTG CTGCTATGAACCCTGGATTGAGTTTTAACCTCAATATGCCCCCAAACCAAGCATTGAATCTACCATCACAACCAATTGCAACGCACTGTTTCCAGCTGTCTAATATGTTCAATCCAAACTC AGAAAATGATCTTGGTTGGGAAATTGAGATTCAGGATGATGTCATTGAGGAGTGCAACAAACACGGTGGAGTCATACACATATACGTGGACAAGAAATCAGCTGAA GGTAATGTCTATGTGAAGTGTCCCAGCATTCCTGCTGCTATGGCTGCTGTCAGTGCGTTACATGGACGTTGGTTTGGAG GTAAAATGATCACAGCAGCTTATGTTCCTCTTCCTACATACCACAACCTTTTCCCAGAGTCAGTGCAGGCAACACAGCTTCTTATGCCCAGTCGCCGGTGA
- the LOC113055202 gene encoding RNA-binding protein 39-like isoform X4 — MQLAARIRPRDLEEFFSAVGKVRDVRIISDRNSRRSKGIAYIEFVDTTSVPLAIGLSGQRLLGVPIIVQASQAEKNRAAALANNLQKGSAGPMRLYVGSLHFNITEDMLRGIFEPFGRIDSIQLMMDSETGRSKGYGFITFSDAECAKKALEQLNGFELAGRPMKVGHVTERTDASTASSFLDNDELERTGIDLGTTGRLQLMARLAEGTGLQIPPAAQQALNMSGSMVAMAAATAAMNPGLSFNLNMPPNQALNLPSQPIATHCFQLSNMFNPNSENDLGWEIEIQDDVIEECNKHGGVIHIYVDKKSAEGNVYVKCPSIPAAMAAVSALHGRWFGGKMITAAYVPLPTYHNLFPESVQATQLLMPSRR, encoded by the exons ATGCAGCTGGCAGCCAGGATCCGGCCACGAGACTTGGAAGAATTTTTTTCTGCAGTGGGAAAA GTGCGAGATGTGAGAATTATCTCTGATAGAAACTCTAGAAGATCTAAAGGAATTGCATACATTGAGTTTGTGGATACCACCTCTGTACCTTTGGCAATTGGCCTGTCTGGTCAAAGACTACTCGGAGTACCAATCATTGTGCAGGCTTCACAG GCTGAGAAAAACAGAGCCGCTGCATTGGCCAACAACTTGCAGAAGGGCAGTGCTGGACCTATGAGACTTTATGTTGGCTCATTGCATTTTAATATCACAGAAGACATGCTCCGAGGCATCTTTGAGCCATTTGGAAGG ATTGATAGTATTCAACTGATGATGGACAGTGAAACAGGACGATCAAAAGGATATGGCTTTATCACA TTTTCTGATGCTGAATGTGCCAAGAAGGCTCTGGAACAGCTTAATGGCTTTGAGTTGGCTGGCAGACCAATGAAAGTGGGACATGTGACGGAGAGGACTGATGCCTCCACTGCCAGCTCCTTCCTGGACAACGATGAGCTGGAAAGGACAGGCATTGATCTGGGAACTACTGGTAGACTTCAACTCATGGCCAGACTGGCCGAAG GTACTGGTCTGCAGATCCCACCTGCTGCACAGCAGGCCCTTAACATGAGTGGCTCCATGGTAGCCATGGCTGCAGCTACTG CTGCTATGAACCCTGGATTGAGTTTTAACCTCAATATGCCCCCAAACCAAGCATTGAATCTACCATCACAACCAATTGCAACGCACTGTTTCCAGCTGTCTAATATGTTCAATCCAAACTC AGAAAATGATCTTGGTTGGGAAATTGAGATTCAGGATGATGTCATTGAGGAGTGCAACAAACACGGTGGAGTCATACACATATACGTGGACAAGAAATCAGCTGAA GGTAATGTCTATGTGAAGTGTCCCAGCATTCCTGCTGCTATGGCTGCTGTCAGTGCGTTACATGGACGTTGGTTTGGAG GTAAAATGATCACAGCAGCTTATGTTCCTCTTCCTACATACCACAACCTTTTCCCAGAGTCAGTGCAGGCAACACAGCTTCTTATGCCCAGTCGCCGGTGA
- the LOC113055201 gene encoding cysteine desulfurase, mitochondrial, with translation MNMMNRTLSRKLLRSMCGISNPRLSFAQSAVNTVQGQKELIKSRELEKDELRPLYMDFQATTPMDPRVLDAMLPFQVNYYGNPHSRTHAYGWESESAVEKARKQVADLIGADPREIVFTSGATESNNMSIKGVARFYKAKKNHIITTQTEHKCVLDSCRIMEAEGFDVTYLPVKNNGLIDLKQLEETIRPDTSLVSIMTVNNEIGVKQPIKEIGHLCRSKNVFFHTDAAQAVGKIPVNVNDWKVDLMSISGHKIYGPKGVGALYVKRRPRVRIEPLLNGGGQERGLRSGTVPTPLAVGFGAACEIAQQELEYDYKRVTVLANRLVQKIMSEIPDVVMNGDPDQRYPGCINLSFAYVEGESLLMALKDVALSSGSACTSASLEPSYVLRAIGADEDLAHSSIRFGIGRFTTEEEVDFTVEKCIQQVKRLREMSPLWEMVQEGIDIKSIKWTQH, from the exons ATGAACATGATGAACAGGACTTTATCGAGAAAACTTCTGCGCTCCATGTGCGGGATCTCCAACCCTCGACTGAGCTTCGCTCAAAGCGCCGTCAACACCGTGCAGGGGCAGAAAG AGTTGATAAAAAGTAGGGAACTGGAAAAGGATGAACTGAGGCCTCTGTATATGGACTTTCAGGCCACCACACCCATG GACCCAAGGGTTTTGGATGCCATGCTCCCCTTTCAAGTCAATTACTACGGGAACCCACATTCCCGGACTCACGCTTATGGATGGGAGAGCGAGAGTGCAGTGGAAAAAGCCAGAAAA CAAGTAGCAGATCTTATTGGTGCCGACCCGAGGGAGATTGTGTTCACCAGTGGTGCGACCGAGTCCAACAATATGTCAATCAAA ggtgtGGCTCGGTTTTATAAGGCTAAGAAAAACCACATCATCACCACCCAGACCGAGCACAAGTGTGTGCTGGACTCCTGCCGAATTATGGAGGCGGAGGGTTTTGATGTAACATACTTACCTGTGAAAAATAATGGACTGATTGATCTGAAG CAATTAGAGGAAACAATCCGTCCTGATACCAGTTTGGTGTCCATAATGACTGTCAACAATGAGATTGGTGTCAAACAGCCAATCAAAGAAATCG GTCATCTTTGTAGGTCCAAAAATGTGTTCTTTCACACTGATGCTGCTCAGGCTGTTGGAAAGATCCCCGTTAATGTCAATGACTGGAAAGTGGATCTGATGTCCATCAGCGGCCATAAGATCTATGGGCCCAAAG GAGTTGGGGCTTTGTATGTGAAGAGGAGACCCAGAGTTCGTATTGAGCCTTTGCTGAACGGAGGGGGACAGGAAAGGGGTCTACGTTCAGGGACCGTGCCCACACCTCTCGCCGTAGGCTTCGGAGCCGCTTGTGAGATCGCCCAGCAAGAGTTAGAG TACGATTACAAGCGTGTGACGGTGCTTGCAAATCGCCTTGTGCAGAAGATCATGTCGGAGATTCCTGATGTTGTGATGAATGGAGACCCAGATCAGAGGTACCCAG GatgcattaatttatcatttgccTATGTTGAGGGGGAGAGTCTCTTGATGGCGTTAAAAGATGTTGCGCTTTCATCTGGAAG CGCCTGCACATCTGCTTCCTTGGAGCCCTCGTATGTCCTCAGAGCGATAGGGGCAGATGAGGACTTGGCTCACTCGTCTATTCG ATTTGGAATTGGCAGATTTACCACAGAGGAGGAAGTGGACTTTACAGTGGAGAAGTGCATTCAGCAGGTCAAACGGCTGAGGGAGATGAG TCCATTATGGGAAATGGTCCAGGAGGGGATTGACATTAAGAGCATCAAATGGACCCAGCACTGA
- the LOC113055204 gene encoding GTP-binding protein GEM-like isoform X3 — protein sequence MLLNIHLQTCLHTYVYKMTLNTEKEGKEALRRRASTPIPSSRQAGKGERGPSADPYHPPLAQSASYHPGDKSIHSRANWSSDSESDSSGTECLYRVVLLGDHGVGKSSLANIFAGIQEKDAHKHIGEDTYERTLIVDEEETTLVVMDTWETEKQMHKPSKPCDGFGFTQSWSSVAEGRACAVVFDCKFIETSASLHHNVHELFEGIVRQIRLRQDSKEINERRRSIYKRKESISKKARRFLDRLVAKNNKKMALKVRSKSCHDLAVL from the exons ATGCTTTTGAACATTCATTTACAGACATGCTT GCATACCTATGTTTATAAGATGACACTCAACACAGAGAAAGAGGGAAAGGAAGCACTGAGGAGAAGAGCGAGTACTCCCATCCCCTCCTCTCGTCAAGCAGGCAAGGGAGAAAGAGGCCCCTCCGCTGACCCCTATCACCCTCCACTCGCCCAGTCAGCTTCCTACCACCCTGGAGACAAGAGCATCCACTCGCGGGCCAACTGGTCTTCTGACTCTGAGTCGGACAGCTCTGGAACTGAGTGTCTTTATCGCGTGGTTTTGTTGGGGGATCACGGCGTGGGGAAGTCAAGCCTTGCCAACATTTTTGCTGGAATACAAGAGAAGGATGCCCACAAACACATTGGAG AGGATACATATGAGAGAACCCTTATTGTTGATGAGGAGGAGACGACCCTAGTTGTGATGGATACATGGGAAACAGAAAAACAG ATGCATAAGCCTTCAAAGCCTTGTGATGGGTTTGGTTTTACACAATCCTGGTCTTCTGTGGCAGAGGGTCGGGCTTGTGCGGTGGTATTCGACTGCAAGTTCATAGAAACCTCCGCCTCCCTCCACCACAACGTTCACGAGCTCTTTGAGGGCATTGTGAGGCAGATCCGACTGCGGCAAGACAGCAAAGAGATCAATGAGCGTCGACGCTCCATTTACAAGCGAAAAGAGAGCATCAGCAAGAAAGCCAGACGCTTCCTAGATCGACTTGTGGCCAAGAATAACAAGAAGATGGCCCTGAAAGTGCGCTCCAAGTCCTGTCATGACCTCGCAGTGCTGTGA
- the LOC113055204 gene encoding GTP-binding protein REM 1-like isoform X1, producing the protein MLLNIHLQTCLHTYVYKMTLNTEKEGKEALRRRASTPIPSSRQAGKGERGPSADPYHPPLAQSASYHPGDKSIHSRANWSSDSESDSSGTECLYRVVLLGDHGVGKSSLANIFAGIQEKDAHKHIGEDTYERTLIVDEEETTLVVMDTWETEKQEEDEKWVQDYCMQVGNAYIIVYSITDRSSFESASELRIQLRRIRQAENIPIILVGNKSDLVRSREVAVEEGRACAVVFDCKFIETSASLHHNVHELFEGIVRQIRLRQDSKEINERRRSIYKRKESISKKARRFLDRLVAKNNKKMALKVRSKSCHDLAVL; encoded by the exons ATGCTTTTGAACATTCATTTACAGACATGCTT GCATACCTATGTTTATAAGATGACACTCAACACAGAGAAAGAGGGAAAGGAAGCACTGAGGAGAAGAGCGAGTACTCCCATCCCCTCCTCTCGTCAAGCAGGCAAGGGAGAAAGAGGCCCCTCCGCTGACCCCTATCACCCTCCACTCGCCCAGTCAGCTTCCTACCACCCTGGAGACAAGAGCATCCACTCGCGGGCCAACTGGTCTTCTGACTCTGAGTCGGACAGCTCTGGAACTGAGTGTCTTTATCGCGTGGTTTTGTTGGGGGATCACGGCGTGGGGAAGTCAAGCCTTGCCAACATTTTTGCTGGAATACAAGAGAAGGATGCCCACAAACACATTGGAG AGGATACATATGAGAGAACCCTTATTGTTGATGAGGAGGAGACGACCCTAGTTGTGATGGATACATGGGAAACAGAAAAACAG GAGGAAGATGAGAAGTGGGTGCAAGATTACTGCATGCAGGTGGGCAATGCTTACATCATTGTTTACTCCATCACCGACCGCAGCAGCTTTGAGAGCGCATCAGAGTTACGAATCCAGCTGCGTCGCATCCGGCAGGCTGAAAACATTCCCATCATCCTTGTGGGCAACAAAAGTGACTTAGTGCGCTCTCGAGAAGTGGCAGTGGAAG AGGGTCGGGCTTGTGCGGTGGTATTCGACTGCAAGTTCATAGAAACCTCCGCCTCCCTCCACCACAACGTTCACGAGCTCTTTGAGGGCATTGTGAGGCAGATCCGACTGCGGCAAGACAGCAAAGAGATCAATGAGCGTCGACGCTCCATTTACAAGCGAAAAGAGAGCATCAGCAAGAAAGCCAGACGCTTCCTAGATCGACTTGTGGCCAAGAATAACAAGAAGATGGCCCTGAAAGTGCGCTCCAAGTCCTGTCATGACCTCGCAGTGCTGTGA